A DNA window from Mucilaginibacter xinganensis contains the following coding sequences:
- a CDS encoding OmpA family protein, translated as MKYFKILIATTALGLLTQLGSAQILKPGEIAKEAGTSEVNNTETSTIDNGVNKAAGAIKGLFKKKKKTDPATTANAPVALPPPTQSGTAIGMQQGPISAYNNYDFVPGDQIIFDDSFADDQNGEFPAHWNLGAGQAVVNTIAGRPAFLLTDGNYAHVSPLIKSPSYLGDAFTIEFDNYSSGGYPPKLYFYNSNANAIAASSDQACITIATDVIGIENKTTGLDLQGKIPADILSERYLNKWHHIAIAYRNNQLKVYVDQYRVAVAPNLGTKPHAFDIEGIGDPNNPIIIANVRVANGGGMNMLGKKFTDAKIITHGINFDIDKSTIKPESMGTLNMIVGILKDNPDLKFEVDGHTDNSGGAAHNATLSQQRADAVKSQLVNMGIDGSRLTTKGFGDTKPISNNLTPEGKANNRRVEFVKQ; from the coding sequence ATGAAGTATTTTAAAATTTTAATTGCCACAACCGCACTGGGTTTGCTAACCCAGCTTGGCAGTGCACAGATACTAAAACCGGGCGAGATAGCAAAAGAAGCAGGCACCAGCGAAGTTAACAACACGGAAACAAGCACTATTGACAATGGCGTTAACAAAGCAGCCGGTGCAATAAAAGGCTTGTTTAAAAAGAAGAAGAAAACAGACCCTGCAACTACCGCAAATGCACCTGTCGCCCTTCCGCCGCCAACCCAGTCAGGCACCGCTATTGGTATGCAGCAAGGCCCGATAAGTGCCTACAACAACTACGATTTTGTACCAGGCGACCAGATTATATTTGACGATAGTTTTGCTGATGACCAGAACGGCGAATTTCCGGCGCACTGGAACCTGGGCGCGGGCCAGGCGGTGGTGAATACTATAGCGGGAAGGCCGGCATTTTTATTAACAGATGGTAATTATGCACACGTTAGTCCGTTAATTAAATCACCGTCTTACCTGGGCGATGCATTTACTATTGAGTTTGATAATTATAGCAGCGGCGGGTATCCCCCTAAATTATATTTCTATAACAGTAACGCCAATGCAATTGCTGCATCAAGCGACCAGGCCTGTATAACCATAGCTACGGACGTAATCGGGATTGAAAATAAAACAACCGGCCTTGATTTGCAGGGCAAGATCCCCGCAGACATTCTTAGTGAAAGGTACCTGAATAAATGGCACCACATCGCCATCGCCTACCGCAATAACCAATTAAAGGTATATGTTGACCAGTATCGCGTTGCAGTAGCGCCAAACCTGGGTACCAAACCCCATGCATTTGATATAGAGGGTATAGGCGACCCTAATAACCCTATTATAATAGCCAATGTTCGCGTTGCCAATGGCGGGGGTATGAACATGCTGGGTAAAAAATTCACCGATGCTAAAATCATTACCCACGGAATAAACTTTGATATTGATAAATCAACTATTAAGCCCGAAAGCATGGGTACCCTTAATATGATAGTTGGTATATTAAAAGATAATCCTGATTTAAAATTCGAGGTTGACGGCCATACCGATAACAGCGGCGGCGCAGCCCACAATGCAACGCTTTCGCAACAACGCGCCGATGCCGTTAAGTCACAACTGGTAAACATGGGTATTGATGGCTCGCGCCTTACCACCAAAGGCTTTGGCGACACCAAACCGATCAGCAATAACCTTACGCCCGAAGGTAAAGCCAATAACCGCAGGGTTGAATTTGTAAAACAATAA
- a CDS encoding RICIN domain-containing protein, giving the protein MKKVFLLISLFLLIYCGLKAQPATFPVTDKQPALVDGLELGYVIKSTEVKAVGNKGDFSRYAVSFYVRNTTNQGKIMLYKQGWNVLNNVSDQLAQFNCVNATGARLTSKEAIINAEACNVLAMVNDCDPKKVDRIRQFVQIGYWIKPGQTISTTAILITPLNTLPDVQVTYLASQLTPLASASVGGPQLVPVAGGQYNQPPPPQQQPVDGLEFVKLKNSFNNMYLNNQQGPPQATNIDPGWWSAQWQVLDIPNSHYVSIKNRWKENYLLVDQRGYVTFTDNYADRAGYWTMETTNDQNVYRFRNLMTGGYLCIAANGVLIQSKTPINNFSSGWLLEQP; this is encoded by the coding sequence ATGAAAAAAGTATTTTTATTAATCAGCCTGTTTTTGCTGATTTACTGCGGCCTAAAAGCGCAGCCCGCTACCTTCCCGGTAACAGATAAACAGCCTGCACTGGTCGACGGGCTTGAACTGGGTTACGTCATTAAATCGACCGAAGTAAAAGCCGTTGGTAACAAGGGTGATTTTAGTCGGTACGCTGTGAGCTTTTATGTTCGCAACACCACTAACCAGGGTAAAATAATGCTCTACAAACAGGGCTGGAATGTTCTGAATAACGTATCAGACCAATTGGCGCAGTTTAACTGTGTGAATGCAACTGGTGCCAGGTTAACATCAAAAGAAGCAATTATTAATGCCGAAGCCTGCAACGTGCTGGCAATGGTGAATGATTGCGACCCCAAAAAAGTTGACAGGATAAGGCAATTTGTACAGATAGGTTATTGGATTAAACCGGGCCAAACCATAAGCACAACCGCCATTTTAATCACGCCTTTAAATACCCTTCCCGATGTGCAGGTAACCTACCTGGCCAGCCAGCTAACACCGCTTGCGTCAGCTTCAGTAGGTGGCCCGCAGTTGGTTCCCGTAGCAGGCGGGCAATACAACCAACCGCCGCCGCCTCAACAACAACCGGTCGACGGGCTTGAATTTGTAAAGCTTAAGAACAGCTTTAATAATATGTACCTGAATAACCAGCAGGGCCCGCCGCAGGCAACAAATATTGATCCAGGCTGGTGGAGTGCGCAATGGCAGGTACTTGATATACCCAACAGCCATTATGTTAGTATAAAAAATCGGTGGAAGGAAAATTATCTGCTGGTTGACCAGCGGGGCTACGTTACGTTTACCGATAACTATGCCGACCGCGCAGGGTATTGGACCATGGAAACCACAAACGACCAGAATGTATATAGGTTCCGCAACCTGATGACGGGGGGGTACCTGTGTATTGCAGCCAATGGGGTATTGATCCAGTCGAAAACTCCTATTAACAATTTTTCCTCGGGCTGGCTGTTGGAGCAGCCTTGA
- a CDS encoding serine hydrolase domain-containing protein has protein sequence MTLRKIFLAATLLFYCSIVKAQYDFKKTDAWLAENTSEMGGRAILVIYKDGKMIYSHAVNDMNLRQKMANKYFARKQGKTADLDDYTPSTRQPVASCSKWLSAALIMTFVDEGKLKLTDTVGKYLPVLTAHGKGKVTIGQCLSHLTGIEAPKLKESLAEMKTANSMDDAIDDIAKMPVEGEPGKVFHYSNVGLQIAGAVLEKISGKSFETLFSERIARPLNMKNTDFGKGKVALPAGGAISTPEDYLNFLVMIKSKGVFNDKRILSENSITQMQVNRLTPDIKIAYTPAEAKGLGYGYGEWIMGDNTVSSPGLFGSFPWVNNNRKYTAFLMTFYIKNTGRNERYFELKKLVNDAVTVQ, from the coding sequence ATGACATTAAGAAAAATATTTTTAGCCGCAACGCTCTTGTTTTACTGTAGCATAGTTAAAGCGCAATATGATTTTAAAAAAACAGACGCATGGCTTGCCGAAAATACCAGCGAAATGGGTGGAAGAGCAATACTGGTAATTTACAAAGACGGAAAAATGATTTATTCGCATGCTGTGAATGATATGAATTTGCGGCAAAAAATGGCCAATAAATATTTTGCCCGCAAACAGGGAAAGACTGCCGATCTGGATGATTATACACCATCAACGCGCCAGCCTGTTGCCAGTTGCAGCAAATGGTTAAGCGCCGCGTTAATAATGACTTTTGTTGATGAAGGCAAATTAAAGCTTACCGATACGGTTGGCAAATACCTTCCTGTTTTAACAGCGCATGGAAAAGGAAAAGTCACCATAGGCCAATGTCTTTCACACTTAACAGGCATTGAAGCACCTAAATTGAAGGAAAGTCTTGCGGAGATGAAGACAGCAAATAGCATGGATGATGCGATAGACGATATAGCAAAAATGCCGGTGGAAGGTGAGCCCGGTAAGGTGTTTCATTATAGCAACGTTGGCCTGCAAATTGCCGGCGCTGTTTTAGAAAAGATCAGCGGTAAAAGCTTTGAAACACTATTTTCCGAACGCATTGCCCGCCCGTTAAATATGAAGAATACGGATTTTGGTAAAGGCAAAGTTGCTTTACCTGCGGGTGGGGCCATAAGCACGCCAGAGGATTACCTTAATTTTTTGGTGATGATAAAAAGTAAAGGCGTTTTTAATGACAAAAGAATCCTTAGCGAAAACAGTATCACCCAAATGCAGGTAAACAGGCTCACTCCCGATATAAAAATTGCTTATACTCCTGCTGAAGCAAAAGGCTTGGGCTATGGGTACGGTGAATGGATTATGGGGGATAATACGGTTAGCAGCCCGGGCCTGTTTGGGAGCTTTCCCTGGGTTAATAACAATAGAAAATACACTGCTTTTTTAATGACATTTTATATAAAAAATACAGGCCGTAACGAACGTTACTTTGAATTGAAAAAACTGGTTAATGATGCAGTAACAGTGCAGTAA
- a CDS encoding beta-L-arabinofuranosidase domain-containing protein translates to MMRMISPTAKALALICLIIVSTKSFSQSAIAVKQIKNNLHNSYYVSNKAPLTPQYFIKLPVTAIKQEGWLKKQLELQRDGLTGNLGEISVWLSKTDNAWVNKSGKGKYGWEELPYWLKGYGDMAYMLKDPKMLKETKFWIDAVINNQRANGDFGPLNETKPGRRDLWGNMPMLWCLQSYYEYSNDPRVLKLMTAYYKYEMSVPDNLFLKDYWENSRGGDNLISVYWLYNRTGESWLLDLATKIDKNTANWRQANNLPNWHNVNVAQSFREPATFWMQSKNPADLQASYTDFKLIRDIYGQVPGGMFGADENARKGYDDPRQAVETCGMVEQMTSDEFLLQYTGDTFWADNCEDVAFNTFPAAFMPDYRGLRYLTAPNMVVSDSKNHAPGIDNDGPFLNMNPFSSRCCQHNHAAGWVYYAENSWMATPDNGLADQLYAAGSVTAKAGNGKLVTIVTTTQYPFNDQVELKVLTAGANTFPIYLRIPAWCSDASLQVNGRAIAVNAQGGQYIKLSNNWKNGDRITLHLPMKIATREWEKNKNSVSVNYGPLTFSLKIDEKYVKNTNSRETAVADAKWQESADPAKWPTFEIYPASVWNYGLLLNKGNPAESFSIEKRAWPKDNNPFTNTNAPITLIAKGKQIPEWKIDQYGLCGLLPVSPVKTAEPKTSITLVPMGGARLRISSFPVVQ, encoded by the coding sequence ATGATGAGAATGATTTCACCCACAGCTAAAGCTCTTGCATTGATTTGTTTGATTATAGTTAGCACAAAATCTTTTTCTCAATCAGCAATTGCTGTAAAACAAATTAAAAACAATTTACATAACAGTTATTATGTATCAAATAAGGCACCGCTAACACCTCAATATTTTATTAAGCTGCCGGTAACGGCTATAAAACAGGAAGGCTGGCTAAAAAAGCAACTGGAATTGCAACGCGATGGGCTGACCGGTAACCTGGGTGAAATAAGTGTGTGGCTTTCAAAAACCGATAATGCATGGGTAAATAAAAGCGGCAAGGGTAAATATGGATGGGAAGAGCTACCCTATTGGCTAAAAGGCTATGGCGATATGGCGTACATGCTAAAGGACCCCAAAATGCTGAAGGAAACAAAATTTTGGATTGATGCTGTTATAAATAATCAAAGAGCCAATGGTGATTTTGGTCCGCTTAATGAGACTAAGCCCGGCAGGCGCGACCTTTGGGGAAATATGCCAATGCTTTGGTGCCTGCAATCGTATTATGAATATTCAAATGATCCGAGGGTATTAAAGCTAATGACCGCTTATTATAAATATGAAATGAGCGTTCCCGACAATTTATTTTTAAAAGACTATTGGGAAAACAGCAGAGGCGGCGATAACCTGATCAGTGTTTATTGGCTATATAACCGTACCGGCGAAAGTTGGCTGCTGGATTTGGCAACAAAAATCGATAAAAATACAGCTAATTGGCGCCAGGCAAATAATTTACCAAACTGGCACAATGTAAACGTTGCCCAATCATTCAGGGAGCCTGCAACATTTTGGATGCAAAGTAAAAATCCGGCCGACCTGCAAGCCAGCTATACCGACTTTAAACTGATCCGTGATATTTATGGGCAGGTACCGGGTGGTATGTTTGGGGCTGATGAAAATGCACGCAAGGGCTATGATGATCCGCGCCAGGCGGTTGAAACCTGCGGCATGGTTGAACAAATGACCTCAGATGAGTTTTTACTCCAATATACCGGCGATACTTTTTGGGCTGATAACTGCGAGGATGTAGCATTTAACACCTTCCCGGCTGCTTTTATGCCCGATTACCGCGGACTACGCTATTTAACCGCACCGAACATGGTAGTTAGCGATAGCAAGAACCACGCACCGGGGATTGATAATGACGGTCCTTTTTTAAACATGAACCCTTTCAGCAGCCGTTGCTGCCAGCACAACCATGCAGCAGGCTGGGTGTATTATGCTGAAAACAGCTGGATGGCCACTCCGGATAACGGGCTGGCAGATCAGCTTTACGCAGCAGGTTCTGTTACCGCAAAAGCCGGAAATGGCAAACTTGTAACTATTGTTACTACAACTCAATATCCATTTAATGACCAGGTTGAGCTGAAGGTTTTAACCGCCGGGGCGAACACCTTTCCAATTTACTTACGGATCCCTGCCTGGTGCAGCGATGCCAGCCTGCAAGTAAATGGCAGGGCAATTGCCGTTAATGCGCAAGGCGGCCAATACATTAAGCTAAGCAATAATTGGAAAAACGGAGACAGGATAACACTGCACCTGCCAATGAAAATTGCAACCCGAGAATGGGAAAAGAACAAAAATAGTGTAAGTGTAAATTATGGCCCGCTCACATTTTCATTGAAAATTGATGAAAAGTACGTAAAGAACACCAATAGCAGGGAAACCGCAGTTGCCGATGCCAAATGGCAGGAAAGTGCCGATCCGGCAAAGTGGCCAACGTTCGAGATTTACCCCGCCTCGGTATGGAACTACGGATTACTTTTAAATAAAGGTAATCCTGCTGAATCGTTTTCCATTGAAAAAAGAGCGTGGCCAAAAGATAATAATCCGTTTACTAACACCAATGCGCCAATAACACTGATAGCAAAAGGAAAACAGATTCCTGAATGGAAGATTGACCAATATGGCCTGTGCGGGTTACTTCCGGTTAGTCCTGTAAAAACAGCGGAACCGAAAACAAGTATCACATTGGTGCCAATGGGAGGTGCCAGGTTACGCATTTCGTCATTTCCGGTGGTACAGTAG
- a CDS encoding ATP-binding protein — MRYLLLLAFCVLLLPFKTIAQDDGAKERAKYFTAVKNSMDDSTKMINLIALGYNVFAGSKPDSALYYYDMAYKIATRLKNKTGLLKYYACYGDVLSSQAKNFEAINMALKAVALAETTNNDYFKGAAYNNIAGCYTDASDIEKAYAYYLKAVAVYERLDDKKHLAAVYANILGIFSSVGHSPQKALEYGLKAIEVSRAVNNKIVLQEALLNVSFVYVNLGEPDKALTLIKEAKGISEKLNDRIALLSELVAFNNIFALQGKYDLLKNYTDEIMLLSKETGNKRTIADADYFLALYAFNKGDYVSAKSHLQASVAIARETGSVLVEEKDYSILGDVELLTGNIAAYHHNRLLEDSIRTKLHADQILINTQELETKYNVSKKEAEINNLNKEKQIRELTLQKRSIYIVVLTCAVAVLLIVAWLLRNNSIRKEKLLISERELKEQQIQILEKEKELLSTQALMEGQEAERSRLAKDLHDGLGGILTGTKYSLSSMKQNMIISADNAAAFEKTMNMLDQSITELRRVAHNMMPESLLKLSLNDALEDYCNQVTNSGALPITYQSFGIEKLTTDEAIKIAVYRIVQELINNVVKHAAAKSAIVQIALKENLLGITVEDDGKGIELSVLSVAEGMGYKNLKSRVDFLKGNIDVKSEPGKGTSVFIQLPV, encoded by the coding sequence ATGAGGTACCTCTTGCTGCTTGCTTTTTGCGTGCTGCTTCTCCCTTTTAAAACCATTGCGCAGGACGATGGCGCAAAAGAGCGCGCAAAATATTTTACTGCCGTAAAAAACTCAATGGACGACAGCACCAAAATGATCAATCTGATTGCCCTGGGTTATAATGTGTTTGCCGGTAGCAAGCCTGATTCGGCGCTTTATTATTATGACATGGCTTATAAAATAGCTACGCGGTTAAAAAACAAAACAGGTTTGTTAAAATACTATGCGTGTTATGGCGATGTACTAAGCTCGCAGGCAAAAAATTTTGAGGCAATAAACATGGCATTAAAAGCCGTAGCGCTGGCAGAAACTACCAATAATGATTATTTTAAAGGGGCAGCCTACAATAATATTGCCGGATGTTATACCGATGCCTCGGATATTGAAAAGGCCTACGCCTATTATTTAAAGGCTGTTGCTGTCTATGAACGTTTAGATGACAAAAAACACCTTGCCGCTGTTTATGCCAATATATTAGGCATCTTTTCTTCGGTAGGGCATTCCCCTCAGAAAGCGCTTGAATATGGTTTAAAGGCAATTGAGGTTAGCAGGGCGGTTAACAATAAAATTGTGCTGCAGGAAGCGCTTTTAAACGTAAGCTTTGTTTATGTGAACTTGGGCGAGCCAGATAAAGCCTTAACCCTTATAAAGGAGGCAAAAGGAATTAGCGAAAAGTTAAATGACAGGATTGCCCTGTTAAGTGAATTGGTTGCATTCAATAATATTTTTGCATTACAGGGAAAGTATGACTTATTAAAAAACTATACAGATGAGATAATGCTGCTGAGTAAAGAAACGGGGAATAAAAGAACTATTGCCGATGCTGATTACTTTTTAGCGCTGTACGCTTTTAATAAAGGAGACTATGTGTCCGCAAAATCACACCTTCAGGCATCTGTGGCTATTGCCCGCGAAACCGGTTCGGTTTTGGTTGAGGAGAAAGACTACAGCATACTTGGGGATGTTGAGCTGCTTACAGGCAACATTGCAGCATATCATCATAACCGGCTTTTGGAAGATTCAATAAGAACAAAACTTCATGCTGACCAGATCTTAATCAATACCCAGGAGCTTGAAACAAAATATAACGTATCAAAAAAAGAGGCAGAAATAAATAACCTGAATAAGGAAAAGCAGATCAGGGAACTTACTCTTCAAAAGCGCAGTATTTATATAGTGGTTTTAACTTGTGCAGTAGCAGTATTGCTTATTGTTGCCTGGCTATTACGAAATAACAGTATCCGAAAGGAAAAGCTACTGATATCTGAGCGGGAATTAAAAGAGCAACAGATCCAGATCCTGGAAAAAGAAAAAGAACTTCTATCAACACAAGCATTAATGGAGGGGCAGGAAGCGGAACGAAGCCGCCTTGCCAAAGACCTTCATGACGGGCTTGGGGGTATATTAACGGGTACTAAATATTCTTTAAGCAGTATGAAACAAAACATGATTATTAGTGCAGATAATGCTGCAGCCTTTGAAAAAACGATGAACATGCTGGATCAGTCAATTACCGAACTTAGGCGTGTGGCACATAACATGATGCCGGAAAGTTTGCTTAAATTGAGCCTGAACGATGCGCTTGAAGATTACTGCAACCAGGTAACAAACAGCGGTGCCCTGCCAATAACCTATCAAAGCTTCGGAATAGAGAAGCTTACTACCGATGAAGCTATAAAAATAGCTGTTTACCGCATTGTTCAGGAGTTAATAAACAATGTGGTAAAGCATGCCGCCGCCAAAAGCGCAATTGTTCAGATAGCACTTAAAGAAAATCTGTTAGGAATAACAGTTGAAGATGATGGTAAGGGTATTGAATTATCAGTGCTGTCAGTTGCAGAGGGTATGGGGTACAAAAATTTAAAGAGCCGGGTCGATTTTTTAAAAGGAAATATAGATGTGAAATCAGAGCCGGGTAAAGGAACTTCAGTTTTTATTCAATTACCGGTTTAA
- a CDS encoding TolC family protein, translated as MSRIKYLIAIPVATCFLFYAFTSKVAAQEVSKYLSLNEAISATLTNNKDIHLALIDESIAAANYRQTAAIFLPQVNLSYTAMRTNDPLSSFGFKLEQRSISQGDFNPALLNNPNATADYMAKLEVQQPLINIDMLYQRKGAQKQTEVYKYKTDRTKESLIFEVQKAYLQLQLAYDALKVSAGALQTAKSVYTFTDNHFKQGLIQKSDLLNAQVHVTGVESNRAKAQSAIKNASDYLGLLMGQPTGTIYKINGDFQPAGSAADTVKQILADRSDFMAMQKAIEASGLMIKSSQMSYLPKLNAFGNYQYNDSRLNGFGANAYLFGLQLSWNIFNGNKTKNVISAQKLERDKLTIQLVQQKDQSKSEQDKAYRDLSDARFEIEQEKSAIEQASESLRILQNRYNQGLVNTTDVLMADTQLSQLKFSLAQAQFTVNVTRAYIQLLTSTTTK; from the coding sequence ATGAGCCGGATAAAATATCTTATTGCAATTCCTGTTGCTACATGCTTCCTTTTTTATGCATTTACCAGCAAAGTTGCCGCGCAGGAAGTCTCCAAATACCTTAGTCTTAACGAAGCCATTTCTGCTACACTAACTAATAATAAAGACATTCATCTTGCCCTGATTGATGAAAGTATAGCGGCAGCCAATTATAGGCAAACAGCGGCTATTTTTCTGCCGCAGGTTAATCTTTCTTATACCGCTATGCGCACAAATGACCCGCTAAGTTCATTTGGATTTAAACTGGAGCAGCGATCGATTTCACAAGGTGATTTTAATCCTGCGCTTTTGAACAATCCTAACGCTACTGCCGATTATATGGCTAAACTGGAAGTACAGCAGCCATTGATCAATATAGATATGCTGTATCAGCGTAAGGGGGCGCAAAAACAAACCGAGGTTTATAAATACAAAACGGACCGCACTAAAGAATCTTTGATTTTCGAGGTGCAGAAAGCATACCTGCAATTACAACTTGCATACGATGCTTTAAAGGTTTCAGCTGGGGCATTACAAACTGCAAAATCAGTTTATACTTTTACTGATAATCATTTCAAACAAGGATTAATTCAAAAGTCGGACCTGTTAAATGCCCAAGTACATGTTACTGGTGTTGAAAGCAACCGGGCCAAAGCACAAAGCGCCATAAAAAACGCATCTGATTATCTCGGCCTTTTAATGGGGCAGCCAACTGGCACTATTTATAAAATTAATGGCGATTTCCAGCCTGCAGGATCGGCTGCGGACACTGTTAAGCAAATACTAGCGGACAGATCTGACTTTATGGCCATGCAAAAAGCAATTGAAGCATCTGGCTTAATGATCAAATCGAGCCAGATGAGTTATCTGCCGAAACTTAATGCATTTGGCAATTACCAGTATAACGATAGCCGTTTAAACGGCTTCGGTGCAAACGCTTACTTGTTTGGTCTGCAGTTATCCTGGAATATTTTTAATGGGAATAAAACAAAGAACGTTATCTCAGCTCAAAAATTAGAACGCGATAAACTCACTATTCAGCTGGTACAGCAAAAAGATCAGAGTAAGTCGGAGCAGGATAAAGCTTACCGGGACCTTTCAGATGCCAGGTTTGAAATAGAACAGGAAAAAAGTGCTATTGAACAGGCATCAGAATCGTTACGCATTTTACAAAACCGGTATAACCAGGGCCTGGTAAATACAACTGATGTACTTATGGCTGATACCCAGCTTTCGCAATTAAAATTCTCGCTCGCCCAGGCGCAGTTTACCGTCAATGTTACCAGGGCATATATTCAATTATTAACCTCAACTACTACCAAATAA
- a CDS encoding response regulator — MIKIIQVEDHCLVTEGVRTFIAAEPDMEYAASCNSGENLVQVLQSRQPDVILMDINLPDTTGIELCKLVKDKYPGVMVLALSINNQPGIIRKMTESGASGYVLKDASRQEIIDAIRTVAKGKTYFSRSVSTALRKTDTADLPPLTRREREVLELIADGYTNSQIAESLFVDVTTIDFHRKNMLSKYKVKNTAALIKVAVSNNLI; from the coding sequence ATGATAAAGATCATCCAGGTTGAGGACCATTGCTTAGTAACAGAAGGCGTAAGAACGTTTATTGCTGCAGAGCCTGACATGGAATATGCAGCATCATGCAACAGCGGCGAAAACTTGGTGCAGGTATTGCAAAGCCGGCAGCCTGATGTTATTTTGATGGATATAAACCTGCCTGATACAACAGGGATTGAGTTATGCAAGCTGGTAAAGGACAAATACCCGGGCGTAATGGTTTTAGCATTAAGTATAAATAACCAGCCGGGAATTATCCGTAAAATGACCGAAAGCGGTGCCAGCGGCTATGTTTTAAAAGACGCATCACGGCAGGAAATAATTGACGCTATAAGAACCGTGGCAAAAGGCAAAACATATTTCAGCCGTTCTGTATCCACAGCGCTGCGCAAAACCGATACCGCCGACCTGCCGCCTCTTACCCGCCGCGAAAGGGAAGTACTTGAGTTGATTGCCGATGGCTATACCAACTCGCAAATTGCCGAGTCGCTTTTTGTGGATGTTACCACTATTGATTTTCACCGCAAAAACATGCTGTCGAAATATAAGGTAAAAAATACGGCAGCCTTGATAAAGGTGGCGGTTAGCAATAATTTAATTTGA
- a CDS encoding CPBP family intramembrane glutamic endopeptidase — MEQPAGQSRKAITLFLLITFGISSIYYFLVIHTGKLGSGYGMYVTGLMWAPALSAFITSKILKRKIANLGWGGWNNPRYMLWAYLVPLIYSLVAYLIIWVTGWGGFYNAEAVAQIAKAFGWDHLPNGMVIFLYFIFTGIIGMAASLSTGLGEEIGWRGFLVPELYKNASYTKTSLIVGFIWAFWHFPILIFADYNSGTPAWYGLTCFTVMVVSISFVFTWFRLKSGSLWAAAILHASHNLFIQNFFSPLTKDTGHTKYFIDEFGAVLPVICLITAVYFWSRRGELAQPGNGSYQLPDEIATQGI, encoded by the coding sequence ATGGAACAGCCTGCAGGCCAAAGCCGTAAAGCAATTACGCTATTTTTGCTGATCACATTTGGAATAAGTTCCATTTACTATTTTTTGGTGATACATACCGGTAAACTTGGCAGCGGTTATGGCATGTATGTTACCGGGCTAATGTGGGCGCCTGCGTTGTCAGCTTTTATCACCAGTAAAATATTAAAACGGAAAATCGCAAATCTTGGCTGGGGAGGCTGGAACAATCCCCGATATATGTTATGGGCTTACCTGGTGCCCCTGATTTATAGCCTGGTGGCCTATTTAATAATCTGGGTAACGGGCTGGGGTGGTTTTTATAACGCCGAAGCGGTAGCGCAAATTGCAAAAGCATTTGGGTGGGATCATTTGCCAAACGGAATGGTCATATTTCTTTATTTTATTTTTACGGGGATAATAGGTATGGCGGCAAGCCTGTCGACCGGTTTGGGTGAGGAAATTGGCTGGCGCGGATTTTTAGTGCCTGAATTGTATAAAAACGCCAGCTACACCAAAACCTCATTAATTGTGGGCTTTATCTGGGCCTTTTGGCATTTTCCAATCCTTATTTTTGCCGATTATAACAGCGGCACGCCTGCCTGGTATGGGCTTACCTGTTTTACGGTTATGGTGGTAAGCATCAGCTTTGTTTTTACCTGGTTCAGGCTCAAATCGGGCAGCTTATGGGCGGCAGCAATACTTCATGCAAGCCACAACCTGTTTATCCAGAACTTTTTTTCGCCACTTACAAAAGACACCGGGCACACCAAATATTTTATTGATGAGTTTGGCGCTGTATTACCGGTGATATGCCTTATTACCGCAGTTTACTTTTGGAGCAGGAGAGGGGAATTAGCCCAGCCAGGTAACGGCAGCTACCAACTTCCTGATGAAATAGCAACCCAGGGCATTTAA